The following coding sequences are from one Anguilla anguilla isolate fAngAng1 chromosome 12, fAngAng1.pri, whole genome shotgun sequence window:
- the LOC118209176 gene encoding galectin-4-like, with product MRFQPPPGYQPIYNPIVPYTGPIYGGLKLGMSLFIQGTVLNGATRFAINLQTGLVGLPDIALHFNPRFKPRECVVTNIKKGGNWQTQEIPSGTPFHDGESFQLLFIVISEGYQIKVNGSDYYLFKHGMPVEQV from the exons ATGCGTTTCCAACCTCCTCCAGGCTACCAGCCCATCTACAACCCC ATTGTCCCATATACGGGACCCATCTACGGTGGTTTGAAGCTGGGGATGTCTCTGTTCATCCAGGGAACAGTTCTCAATGGTGCCACTAG gtttgcCATCAACCTGCAGACTGGGCTAGTAGGACTCCCTGACATTGCTTTGCACTTCAACCCCCGATTCAAGCCCAGAGAATGTGTGGTGACGAACATCAAAAAGGGTGGAAATTGGCAAACTCAGGAGATACCTTCTGGGACGCCCTTCCATGATGGGGAGAGCTTTCAGCTGCTTTTTATCGTCATCTCAGAGGGCTACCAG ATCAAAGTTAACGGTAGTGACTATTACCTGTTCAAGCACGGTATGCCTGTGGAGCAA
- the LOC118208955 gene encoding uncharacterized protein LOC118208955, with product MRFQPPPGYQPIYNPIVPYTGPIYGGLKLGMSLFIQGTVPNGATGFAINLQTGLVGLPDIALHFNPRFKPTECVVTNIKKGGNWQTQEIPSGTPFHDGESFQLLFIVISEGYQIKVNGSDFYLFKHGMPVEQVSALSIGGEVSVHMINIIGGGIGHILGYPGLGQAVSIPYTVPIYGGLRTGMSVHIQGAIPCDVTRFHVSLQSAEAKCSDKALYINPRFNPKEFVVFNTFQNGKFEEQERVTDMPFILGEIFELVIIVTGQGYQVSVNGREFYVFKHRMPLARVLALGIGGDVFVESVNIMGGGQEAIQAWPGPGYVGADEIRQPIHGGLKAGMLLYLRGTLPKDINSFEINLEGGGDLAVHFNPRFSDGRGVVLNTRDNGEWQAEEKVNAMPFRKGESFELVFNVTSEGYQVNVDGRELHMYKHRVPLEQVTDLVIGGEVSVQTINIIMDQEVIPGYPGPEDEQGLIQEYPGPGDVSSTPLSKAIDGGLKPGTSLYFQGKVHSEINRFHINLEAGSDIAMHFKVNFKYTELLAFNTLLNRGWQIEEKLGQMPFRKGQDFDLLISATLKGYQVIVNGCMIHMYKHRIPLDRVTSLTVSGDVSVKSIAIIKGSTGDEVGGGSWYNWRFLPMMDEQPIYNPPIPYTRMIPGGLTPMKTIAFSGRVLPDAEWIVFNFKVSSSGDIVLHFNPRLNEGSVVRNSYLRGTWGAEERDVKFNPFWQGRYFEILIRCETQKLMFFGNGKHMFDFYHRFQPFTKIDTLHISGGVQLSHIFM from the exons ATGCGTTTCCAACCTCCTCCAGGATACCAGCCCATCTACAACCCC ATTGTCCCATATACGGGACCCATCTACGGTGGTTTGAAGCTGGGGATGTCTCTGTTCATCCAGGGAACAGTTCCCAATGGTGCCACTGG gtttgcCATCAACCTGCAGACTGGGCTAGTAGGACTCCCTGACATTGCTTTGCACTTCAACCCCCGATTCAAGCCCACAGAATGTGTGGTGACGAACATCAAAAAGGGTGGCAATTGGCAAACTCAGGAGATACCTTCTGGGACGCCCTTCCATGATGGGGAGAGCTTTCAGCTGCTTTTTATCGTCATCTCAGAGGGCTACCAG ATCAAAGTAAACGGTAGTGACTTTTACCTGTTCAAGCACGGTATGCCTGTGGAGCAAGTGAGTGCCCTATCCATTGGTGGAGAAGTCTCTGTGCACATGATCAACATCATCGGG gGAGGGATTGGACACATCCTGGGATATCCAGGTCTAGGACAGGCGGTG AGCATCCCTTACACGGTGCCCATCTATGGTGGTTTGAGGACGGGGATGTCTGTCCACATTCAGGGAGCGATTCCCTGTGACGTCACCAG gttccACGTTAGCCTGCAGTCTGCAGAGGCGAAATGCAGTGACAAAGCCTTATACATCAACCCCCGGTTCAACCCAAAGGAGTTTGTGGTTTTCAACACCTTTCAGAATGGGAAATttgaggagcaggagagggtcACTGATATGCCCTTCATTCTGGGGGAGATCTTTGAGCTGGTCATCATTGTCACCGGGCAGGGCTACCAG GTGAGCGTAAACGGTCGTGAGTTCTACGTGTTCAAGCACCGCATGCCGTTGGCGAGAGTGCTGGCCCTGGGGATCGGTGGGGACGTGTTTGTGGAGTCCGTCAACATCATGGGG ggAGGACAAGAAGCAATACAGGCATGGCCAGGTCCAGGATACGTCGGG GCTGACGAAATTAGGCAGCCCATCCATGGCGGTTTGAAAGCGGGGATGTTGTTGTACCTGCGGGGAACTCTTCCCAAAGATATCAACAG TTTTGAAATAAacctggagggtgggggtgatcTTGCCGTTCACTTCAACCCCCGATTCAGCGACGGGAGAGGTGTGGTGCTCAACACCCGCGACAATGGCGAATGGCAAGCGGAGGAGAAGGTCAATGCGATGCCCTTCCGTAAGGGGGAGAGCTTTGAGCTGGTCTTCAATGTCACCTCAGAGGGCTACCAG GTGAACGTTGATGGTCGTGAGCTCCACATGTACAAGCACCGCGTACCACTGGAGCAGGTGACTGACCTGGTCATTGGTGGGGAAGTCTCTGTGCAGACCATCAACATCAtcatg GATCAAGAGGTCATACCAGGGTATCCAGGTCCAGAAGAT gaacAAGGACTCATACAGGAGTACCCAGGTCCAGGAgatgtgagc AGCACCCCACTTTCCAAGGCCATCGATGGTGGTTTGAAGCCGGGAACGTCTCTTTACTTCCAAGGAAAGGTTCACAGTGAAATCAACAG GTTCCACATAAACCTGGAGGCTGGGAGTGATATTGCCATGCACTTCAAAGTCAATTTCAAATATACTGAGCTTTTGGCATTCAACACTCTCCTGAATCGTGGATGGCAAATCGAGGAGAAGCTCGGCCAGATGCCCTTTCGTAAGGGCCAGGACTTTGACCTACTCATCAGTGCCACCTTAAAGGGCTACCAG GTGATCGTTAACGGTTGTATGATCCACATGTACAAGCACCGCATACCACTGGATCGTGTGACCTCCCTGACAGTCAGTGGAGATGTCTCTGTGAAGTCCATCGCCATCATTAAG ggCAGTACAGGCGATGAGGTAGGAGGAGGATCATGGTACAATTGGAGATTCCTGCCG atGATGGATGAACAACCAATCTACAACCCA CCCATTCCCTACACCAGGATGATCCCAGGAGGATTGACTCCAATGAAGACCATTGCTTTCAGTGGCAGAGTGCTACCTGATGCCGAATG GATTGTTTTTAACTTCAAAGTGAGCAGCAGTGGGGACATCGTCTTGCATTTTAACCCGCGGCTGAACGAGGGGTCAGTGGTGCGGAACAGCTACCTGCGTGGGACATGGGGGGCCGAGGAGAGAGATGTCAAGTTCAACCCCTTCTGGCAGGGGCGGTACTTTGAG ATCTTGATTCGCTGTGAGACGCAGAAGCTTATGTTTTTTGGAAACGGGAAGCACATGTTCGACTTTTACCACCGGTTCCAGCCGTTCACTAAGATTGACACCCTGCACATCAGTGGGGGCGTGCAGCTGTCCCACATATTTATGTGA